The following are encoded together in the Nocardioides sp. Arc9.136 genome:
- a CDS encoding MFS transporter → MSDITTTDTSVADPGTGRTRHLGWALVLISVAQLMVVLDASIANIALPFIGEDLDIDEANLTWIVTGYALAFGGLLLLGGRLADLYGRRRIFMIGLAVFAVASLLGGIATSEPLLLGARGLQGLGAALASPAALALITTTFPAGPARNRAFAVYAAMSGAGAAVGLILGGWLTGLDPILGLEGWRWTFLINVPIGVVAALLAPRFLPESESHPGQLDVPGAVTGTLGLLGLVYGFSRAGEEAHGWGDTWTIASLAAGVALLLAFAFVESRVSHPLLPVRVFANRTRATSFLVMALVPAAMFAMFYFLSLFIQLVVGYSPLETGFAFLPFSVGIVIGAGVSSNLVNRIDARYIAGVGTLMAVVALVGFSRLSVPTGAADLLALGPDGHLGSDVSYWASIFPFIVLMSIGMGLTFVPLTLTAVHHLRAEDSGIGSGVLNTMQQVGGALGLAILGTVSLHYAEGTKDRLSEQLTAQGLPPEQAGGLAFLGSFTEGATAAFLVGAALIALGSIAIWAFLNVKHTELATDGPEGGVHVG, encoded by the coding sequence ATGTCCGACATCACCACCACCGACACCTCGGTGGCCGATCCGGGGACGGGGCGTACCCGACACCTGGGCTGGGCCCTCGTGCTCATCTCGGTCGCCCAGCTGATGGTCGTGCTCGACGCGAGCATCGCCAACATCGCCCTGCCCTTCATCGGCGAGGACCTCGACATCGACGAGGCCAACCTGACCTGGATCGTCACCGGCTACGCCCTGGCCTTCGGCGGCCTGCTGCTGCTCGGCGGCCGCCTGGCCGACCTCTACGGGCGCCGCCGGATCTTCATGATCGGCCTGGCGGTCTTCGCGGTCGCCTCGCTCCTGGGCGGCATCGCGACCAGCGAGCCGCTCCTCCTCGGCGCCCGCGGCCTGCAGGGCCTCGGCGCGGCGCTCGCCTCCCCCGCCGCCCTGGCGCTGATCACCACGACGTTCCCGGCCGGCCCGGCGCGCAACCGCGCCTTCGCCGTGTACGCCGCCATGTCGGGCGCCGGCGCCGCCGTCGGCCTGATCCTGGGCGGCTGGCTCACCGGGCTCGACCCGATCCTCGGCCTCGAGGGCTGGCGCTGGACGTTCCTCATCAACGTGCCGATCGGCGTCGTCGCGGCGCTGCTGGCGCCGCGCTTCCTGCCGGAGTCCGAGTCGCACCCCGGTCAGCTCGACGTGCCCGGCGCCGTCACGGGCACCCTCGGCCTGCTGGGCCTGGTCTACGGCTTCAGCCGGGCCGGCGAGGAGGCGCACGGCTGGGGCGACACGTGGACGATCGCCTCGCTCGCCGCCGGCGTCGCCCTGCTCCTCGCCTTCGCGTTCGTCGAGTCCCGGGTCTCCCACCCGCTGCTCCCGGTCCGGGTCTTCGCCAACCGCACCCGTGCCACCAGCTTCCTCGTGATGGCGCTGGTCCCGGCCGCGATGTTCGCGATGTTCTACTTCCTCAGCCTGTTCATCCAGCTGGTCGTGGGCTACAGCCCGCTCGAGACCGGGTTCGCGTTCCTGCCGTTCTCGGTCGGCATCGTCATCGGCGCCGGGGTCTCCTCGAACCTGGTCAACCGCATCGACGCGCGCTACATCGCCGGCGTCGGCACGCTGATGGCGGTCGTGGCCCTGGTGGGCTTCTCCCGGCTCTCGGTGCCCACGGGCGCGGCCGACCTCCTCGCGCTGGGCCCCGACGGCCACCTCGGCTCGGACGTGAGCTACTGGGCGTCGATCTTCCCGTTCATCGTCCTGATGTCGATCGGCATGGGCCTCACCTTCGTGCCGCTCACCCTGACCGCGGTGCACCACCTGCGCGCCGAGGACTCCGGCATCGGCTCCGGCGTGCTCAACACGATGCAGCAGGTCGGCGGCGCGCTCGGCCTGGCCATCCTCGGCACGGTCTCCCTGCACTACGCCGAGGGCACCAAGGACCGGCTCTCCGAGCAGCTGACCGCCCAGGGCCTCCCGCCCGAGCAGGCCGGCGGCCTCGCCTTCCTCGGCTCGTTCACCGAGGGCGCCACGGCGGCGTTCCTGGTCGGCGCGGCACTCATCGCGCTCGGCTCGATCGCGATCTGGGCGTTCCTCAACGTCAAGCACACCGAGCTCGCGACCGACGGCCCCGAGGGCGGGGTCCACGTCGGCTGA
- a CDS encoding TetR/AcrR family transcriptional regulator has protein sequence MVPTGTDAEHAPRPRIEGDREQEILAATLEVLGDVGYDRLTMDAVATRARASKATLYRRWSSKARLVVEALHSTKTPTEVPDTGSLREDLTLLFCGFGPGDGLMDREQVGLFASVITAIARDADFAAAWREHVVPLKQAPSREVWERAVRRGEVRADADLDLLEAALPGIVLHRVFVLGEEPSPELVARVIDQIVLPAATDGH, from the coding sequence ATGGTCCCGACCGGCACCGACGCCGAGCACGCTCCCCGACCGCGCATCGAGGGCGACCGCGAGCAGGAGATCCTCGCGGCGACCCTCGAGGTGCTGGGCGACGTCGGCTACGACCGGCTGACGATGGACGCCGTGGCCACCCGGGCGCGGGCCTCCAAGGCCACGCTCTACCGCCGCTGGTCGAGCAAGGCCCGGCTGGTGGTGGAGGCCCTCCACTCGACCAAGACGCCGACGGAGGTGCCCGACACCGGCAGCCTGCGCGAGGACCTGACGCTGCTCTTCTGCGGGTTCGGCCCCGGGGACGGCCTGATGGACCGCGAGCAGGTCGGCCTCTTCGCCAGCGTCATCACCGCCATCGCCCGCGACGCCGACTTCGCCGCCGCCTGGCGCGAGCACGTCGTCCCCCTCAAGCAGGCGCCCTCCCGCGAGGTGTGGGAGCGCGCCGTACGACGCGGCGAGGTCCGCGCCGACGCCGACCTCGACCTGCTCGAGGCGGCCCTGCCCGGCATCGTCCTGCACCGCGTCTTCGTCCTCGGCGAGGAGCCTTCACCCGAGCTCGTCGCCCGCGTCATCGACCAGATCGTCCTACCCGCCGCCACCGACGGCCACTGA
- the ligA gene encoding NAD-dependent DNA ligase LigA translates to MTDPTPASEDAREEHRRLAEEVEDARWRYYVLDAPSLSDADFDRRMRRLEELEEANPELRTPDSPTQKVGGAVSTDFTAVDHLQRMESLDNAFSFEELEAWYGRLRRDGVEDPALLCELKVDGLAINLLYEDGRLVRALTRGDGRTGEDVTPNVKTIDSVPHRLTGTDEHPVPRLVEVRGEVFLPVEAFERLNEAMTDAGKPVFANPRNAAAGSLRQKDPRVTATRALGMVCHGIGKREGFEPRAQSAAYDALRAWGLPTSDRARVVESLAEAQEFIEHYGEHRHDVEHEIDGVVLKVDDVGQQRRLGSTSRAPRWAIAFKYPPEEVNTLLHAIEVQVGRTGRVSPFGRMEPTRVAGSTVEKATLHNAHEVKRKDVRPGDTVVLRKAGDVIPEIVGPVLALRPEGLPEWVMPTECPACGTPLYQQKEGDRDLRCPNHRSCPAQARERVFHVAGRGAFDIEGLGYEAATALLDAGVIANEGDVFDITAEGLLRAPLFTRAPKKDEGDGPVLNANGQRLLANLGDRKQVPLWRVLVALSIRHVGPTAARALAQEFGSMERIRAASEAELAAAEGVGPTIAEAVIEWFSVDWHADIVEKWTAAGVAMADERDESTPRTLEGLSVVVTGSLEGFSRDEAKEAILARGGKAAGSVSKKTDFVVVGENAGSKADKAEQLGVPVLDEDGFRALLEGGADAVRPAVAGDGAGEDTGEDAGNGTGADAEA, encoded by the coding sequence ATGACCGACCCGACCCCGGCGAGCGAGGACGCACGCGAGGAGCACCGACGGCTGGCCGAGGAGGTCGAGGACGCCCGCTGGCGCTACTACGTGCTCGACGCCCCCTCGCTCTCCGACGCCGACTTCGACCGGCGGATGCGCAGGCTCGAGGAGCTCGAGGAGGCGAACCCCGAGCTCCGCACGCCCGACAGCCCGACCCAGAAGGTCGGGGGAGCCGTGTCCACCGACTTCACGGCGGTGGACCACCTCCAGCGCATGGAGAGCCTGGACAACGCCTTCTCCTTCGAGGAGCTGGAGGCGTGGTACGGCCGGCTGCGCCGCGACGGCGTGGAGGACCCGGCACTGCTCTGCGAGCTCAAGGTCGACGGGCTCGCCATCAACCTGCTCTACGAGGACGGCCGGCTCGTCCGCGCGTTGACCCGGGGGGACGGCCGCACCGGCGAGGACGTCACGCCGAACGTCAAGACCATCGACTCCGTCCCGCACCGGCTCACCGGTACCGACGAGCACCCGGTCCCGCGGCTGGTCGAGGTGCGGGGCGAGGTGTTCCTCCCGGTCGAGGCGTTCGAGCGGCTCAACGAGGCGATGACCGACGCCGGGAAGCCGGTCTTCGCCAACCCGCGCAACGCCGCCGCCGGCTCGCTGCGGCAGAAGGACCCCCGCGTCACGGCCACGCGCGCGCTCGGCATGGTCTGCCACGGCATCGGCAAGCGCGAGGGCTTCGAGCCGCGCGCCCAGTCCGCGGCGTACGACGCGCTGCGGGCGTGGGGCCTGCCGACCTCCGACCGGGCCCGGGTGGTGGAGTCCCTCGCCGAGGCGCAGGAGTTCATCGAGCACTACGGCGAGCACCGCCACGACGTCGAGCACGAGATCGACGGCGTCGTGCTCAAGGTCGACGACGTCGGCCAGCAGCGGCGGCTCGGGTCGACCAGCCGGGCTCCCCGGTGGGCGATCGCGTTCAAGTACCCGCCGGAGGAGGTCAACACCCTGCTCCACGCGATCGAGGTTCAGGTCGGCCGCACCGGTCGGGTCTCGCCGTTCGGGCGGATGGAGCCGACCCGCGTGGCCGGCTCGACGGTCGAGAAGGCCACCCTCCACAACGCCCACGAGGTGAAGCGCAAGGACGTGCGCCCCGGCGACACCGTCGTCCTGCGCAAGGCCGGCGACGTGATCCCCGAGATCGTCGGCCCGGTCCTGGCGCTGCGGCCCGAGGGCCTGCCGGAGTGGGTGATGCCGACCGAGTGCCCCGCCTGCGGGACCCCGCTGTACCAGCAGAAGGAGGGCGACCGGGACCTGCGCTGCCCCAACCACCGGTCCTGCCCCGCGCAGGCCCGGGAGCGGGTCTTCCACGTCGCCGGCCGCGGCGCCTTCGACATCGAGGGCCTGGGCTACGAGGCGGCCACCGCCCTGCTCGACGCCGGCGTGATCGCCAACGAGGGCGACGTCTTCGACATCACCGCCGAGGGGCTGCTGCGGGCGCCGCTGTTCACCCGTGCGCCGAAGAAGGACGAGGGCGACGGGCCGGTGCTCAACGCCAACGGCCAGCGGCTCCTCGCCAACCTCGGCGACCGCAAGCAGGTGCCGCTGTGGCGGGTGCTGGTCGCGCTGTCGATCCGCCACGTGGGGCCGACCGCCGCGCGCGCGCTGGCCCAGGAGTTCGGCTCGATGGAGCGGATCCGGGCGGCCAGCGAGGCCGAGCTGGCCGCTGCCGAGGGCGTCGGCCCGACCATCGCGGAGGCGGTGATCGAGTGGTTCTCGGTCGACTGGCACGCCGACATCGTCGAGAAGTGGACGGCCGCCGGCGTCGCCATGGCCGACGAGCGCGACGAGTCCACGCCCCGCACGCTGGAGGGGCTCTCGGTCGTGGTCACCGGCTCCCTCGAGGGCTTCAGCCGCGACGAGGCCAAGGAGGCGATCCTCGCCCGCGGCGGCAAGGCCGCGGGCTCGGTGTCGAAGAAGACCGACTTCGTGGTGGTGGGCGAGAACGCCGGGTCCAAGGCCGACAAGGCCGAGCAGCTCGGCGTGCCGGTCCTCGACGAGGACGGCTTCCGTGCGCTGCTCGAGGGTGGCGCGGACGCCGTGCGCCCGGCGGTCGCCGGGGACGGGGCCGGGGAGGACACCGGGGAGGACGCCGGAAATGGCACCGGGGCGGACGCCGAGGCCTGA
- a CDS encoding SigE family RNA polymerase sigma factor yields MPRPPSDAEFGELVHATWPSLYRTAYLLLGDHAEAEDLVQTALAKTYASWSKVRTLEAAPAYARTVLVNTAGSWFRKRGWRNERPTAELPEHVAPGTDLADRPTLVAALAELAPRQRAVVVLRYYADLPVAQVAAALGCSEGTVKSQTSDALVRLRSLLGDAVVPHTSGAHRD; encoded by the coding sequence GTGCCACGACCACCCTCCGACGCCGAGTTCGGCGAGCTGGTCCACGCCACGTGGCCCTCGCTGTACCGCACGGCGTACCTCCTCCTCGGCGACCACGCCGAGGCCGAGGACCTCGTCCAGACCGCGCTGGCCAAGACGTACGCGTCGTGGTCGAAGGTGCGCACCCTCGAGGCGGCGCCGGCGTACGCCCGCACCGTCCTGGTCAACACCGCCGGCTCCTGGTTCCGCAAGCGCGGCTGGCGCAACGAGCGCCCGACCGCCGAGCTGCCCGAGCACGTCGCCCCCGGCACCGACCTCGCGGACCGGCCGACCCTCGTCGCGGCCCTCGCCGAGCTCGCGCCGCGGCAGCGCGCCGTGGTGGTGCTGCGCTACTACGCCGACCTCCCGGTCGCCCAGGTCGCCGCCGCCCTCGGCTGCAGCGAAGGCACCGTCAAGAGCCAGACCTCCGACGCACTCGTCCGGCTGCGCTCGCTGCTCGGCGACGCCGTCGTCCCGCACACCTCAGGAGCCCACCGTGACTGA
- the wrbA gene encoding NAD(P)H:quinone oxidoreductase produces MTKLAIVYYSSYGTTHQMARRVAEAAEKHGAEVRLRHVAETAPTEVVEGQEAWAAHRREVEGEPVASPDDLDWADAVVFGSPTRYGHVTSQLQSFIDTLGPLWAQGKLADKVYTAFTSSQTRHGGQESTLLAMHTTFAHFGGIIVPPGYTDQLKFNDGNPYGVGKVTGQSAELDDDDNAALDHLVVRALTVAERLAG; encoded by the coding sequence ATGACCAAGCTCGCGATCGTCTACTACTCCTCCTACGGCACCACCCACCAGATGGCCCGGCGCGTCGCCGAGGCCGCCGAGAAGCACGGTGCCGAGGTGCGGCTGCGCCACGTCGCCGAGACCGCCCCGACCGAGGTCGTCGAGGGCCAGGAGGCCTGGGCGGCCCACCGCCGCGAGGTGGAGGGCGAGCCCGTCGCCTCGCCCGACGACCTGGACTGGGCCGACGCCGTGGTCTTCGGCTCGCCGACCCGCTACGGCCACGTGACCAGCCAGCTGCAGTCGTTCATCGACACCCTCGGCCCGCTGTGGGCCCAGGGGAAGCTGGCCGACAAGGTCTACACCGCCTTCACCTCCTCCCAGACCCGGCACGGCGGCCAGGAATCGACGCTGCTGGCGATGCACACGACCTTCGCCCACTTCGGCGGCATCATCGTGCCGCCGGGCTACACCGACCAGCTGAAGTTCAACGACGGCAACCCCTACGGCGTCGGCAAGGTCACCGGCCAGTCCGCCGAGCTGGACGACGACGACAACGCCGCGCTGGACCACCTGGTCGTCCGCGCCCTCACCGTCGCGGAGCGGCTCGCCGGCTGA
- the gatC gene encoding Asp-tRNA(Asn)/Glu-tRNA(Gln) amidotransferase subunit GatC: MPEITRDEVAHLADLARIDLDDAELDHLAPQLTVILESVASITGAAGDDVPPTSHPLPLTNVFREDVVTPSLTPDEALAMAPAVEQQRFAVPRILGDEQ; the protein is encoded by the coding sequence ATGCCTGAGATAACGCGTGACGAGGTCGCGCACCTGGCGGACCTCGCCCGGATCGACCTGGACGACGCCGAGCTGGACCACCTCGCCCCGCAGCTGACGGTGATCCTGGAGTCGGTGGCCTCCATCACCGGGGCCGCCGGCGACGACGTGCCGCCGACGTCCCACCCGCTGCCGCTGACCAACGTCTTCCGGGAGGACGTCGTGACCCCGTCCCTGACCCCCGACGAGGCGCTCGCGATGGCGCCCGCCGTCGAGCAGCAGCGCTTCGCCGTGCCGCGGATCCTGGGGGACGAGCAGTGA
- the gatA gene encoding Asp-tRNA(Asn)/Glu-tRNA(Gln) amidotransferase subunit GatA, with product MSTRDHLETRTAAELGDALAAGETTSVALTQAHLDRIAEVDGAVHAFLHVDAEGALAQATESDARRAAGAAASRLDGVPIAVKDVLTTVGMPTTCGSKILEGWLPPYDATVVRRLKEAGLPILGKTNMDEFAMGSSTEHSAYGPTRNPWDLDRIPGGSGGGSAAAVAAFEAPLALGTDTGGSIRQPGAVTGTVGVKPTYGGVSRYGLVAMANSLDQVGPVTRTVLDSALLHELVGGHDPFDSTSIAQPLPGLVAAAEQGALGDLTGVRVGVITELQGEGYQAGVQARFTEAVELLVKAGAEVVEVSCPSFVHALATYYLVMPCEASSNLAKFDAMRYGLRVLPEGIDNPSAEQVMRATRDAGFGDEVKRRIILGTYALSSGYYDAYYGQAQKVRTLISRDFDAAFEKADVLVSPTAPTTAFKLGEKLDDPLAMYLNDLATIPANLAGVPGMSLPSGLAEDGLPAGFQVLAPALADDRLYRVGAALEAALHEQWGGPLLAQAPALEGAPR from the coding sequence GTGAGCACGCGAGACCACCTCGAGACCCGCACCGCCGCCGAGCTCGGCGACGCCCTGGCCGCCGGCGAGACCACCTCGGTCGCGCTGACCCAGGCCCACCTCGACCGCATCGCCGAGGTCGACGGCGCGGTCCACGCGTTCCTCCACGTCGACGCCGAGGGTGCGCTGGCCCAGGCCACCGAGTCCGACGCCCGCCGTGCCGCCGGCGCCGCGGCCTCGCGCCTCGACGGCGTGCCGATCGCCGTCAAGGACGTGCTGACCACGGTCGGGATGCCCACCACGTGCGGCTCGAAGATCCTGGAGGGCTGGCTGCCGCCGTACGACGCGACCGTCGTGCGCCGCCTCAAGGAGGCCGGCCTGCCGATCCTCGGCAAGACCAACATGGACGAGTTCGCGATGGGCTCCTCGACCGAGCACTCGGCGTACGGACCCACCCGCAACCCCTGGGACCTCGACCGGATCCCGGGCGGCTCGGGCGGCGGCTCGGCCGCGGCCGTGGCGGCCTTCGAGGCGCCGCTGGCCCTCGGCACCGACACCGGCGGCTCGATCCGCCAGCCCGGCGCCGTCACCGGCACCGTCGGCGTGAAGCCGACGTATGGCGGGGTGTCGCGCTACGGCCTCGTGGCGATGGCCAACAGCCTCGACCAGGTCGGGCCGGTGACCCGCACCGTGCTCGACTCCGCGCTGCTGCACGAGCTGGTCGGCGGGCACGACCCGTTCGACTCCACCAGCATCGCCCAGCCGCTCCCGGGCCTGGTCGCTGCCGCGGAGCAGGGCGCCCTCGGCGACCTGACCGGCGTGCGGGTCGGCGTCATCACCGAGCTGCAGGGGGAGGGCTACCAGGCGGGCGTGCAGGCGCGCTTCACCGAGGCCGTCGAGCTGCTGGTCAAGGCCGGCGCGGAGGTCGTCGAGGTCTCCTGCCCGAGCTTCGTCCACGCCCTGGCGACCTACTACCTGGTCATGCCGTGCGAGGCCTCCAGCAACCTGGCGAAGTTCGACGCCATGCGCTACGGCCTGCGCGTGCTCCCCGAGGGGATCGACAACCCGAGCGCCGAGCAGGTCATGCGCGCCACCCGTGACGCCGGCTTCGGCGACGAGGTCAAGCGCCGCATCATCCTGGGCACCTACGCGCTCTCCAGCGGCTACTACGACGCCTACTACGGCCAGGCCCAGAAGGTGCGGACGCTGATCAGCCGCGACTTCGACGCGGCCTTCGAGAAGGCCGACGTCCTGGTCTCCCCGACGGCGCCGACGACCGCGTTCAAGCTCGGCGAGAAGCTTGATGACCCGCTGGCGATGTACCTCAACGACCTCGCCACCATCCCGGCCAACCTCGCCGGCGTCCCCGGCATGTCGCTGCCCAGCGGCCTCGCCGAGGACGGCCTGCCCGCGGGCTTCCAGGTGCTGGCGCCCGCCCTGGCCGACGACCGGCTCTACCGCGTCGGCGCCGCGCTGGAGGCCGCGCTGCACGAGCAGTGGGGCGGCCCGCTGCTGGCGCAGGCACCCGCCCTGGAAGGAGCACCCCGATGA
- the gatB gene encoding Asp-tRNA(Asn)/Glu-tRNA(Gln) amidotransferase subunit GatB, producing MTTTSTREALMPWDDVLASYDPALGLEVHVELNTASKMFCGCPTEFGAEPNTQVCPTCLGLPGAMPVVNGKAVESAIRIGLALNCEIAEWCRFARKNYFYPDMPKNFQTSQYDEPIAFEGYMDVDVDGETFRVEIERAHMEEDTGKSLHVGGATGRIHGAEYSLVDYNRAGIPLIEIVTKPIRGAGEKAPEIAKAYVAQLRELIVALGVSDARMDQGSIRADVNLSLAPKGTGELGTRTETKNVNSLRSVERAVRYEMQRHGAILSGGSPILQETRHWHEDTGITTSGREKSDAEDYRYFPEPDLVPVAPSRQWVDELRGTLPENPTVKRARLQEAWGFSDLEMRDTVGAGALGLVEETIAAGASPQAARKWWLSELARRANEAGTELAGLGVSPVDVARVQALVDSGAINDKLARQVFDGVLAGEGTPDEVVEGRGLAIVSDEGALSAAVDNAIAANPDVADKIRDGKVAAAGALIGAVMKEMRGQADAGRVRELILEKLG from the coding sequence ATGACCACCACGAGCACCCGCGAGGCACTCATGCCGTGGGACGACGTGCTCGCGTCGTACGACCCGGCGCTGGGCCTGGAGGTCCACGTCGAGCTCAACACCGCGTCGAAGATGTTCTGCGGCTGCCCCACGGAGTTCGGCGCCGAGCCGAACACCCAGGTCTGCCCGACCTGCCTCGGCCTGCCCGGCGCCATGCCGGTCGTCAACGGCAAGGCGGTGGAGTCGGCCATCCGGATCGGGCTGGCGCTCAACTGCGAGATCGCCGAGTGGTGCCGGTTCGCGCGGAAGAACTACTTCTACCCGGACATGCCGAAGAACTTCCAGACCTCCCAGTACGACGAGCCGATCGCGTTCGAGGGCTACATGGACGTCGACGTCGACGGGGAGACCTTCCGCGTCGAGATCGAGCGCGCGCACATGGAGGAGGACACCGGCAAGTCGCTGCACGTCGGCGGGGCCACCGGTCGCATCCACGGTGCGGAGTACTCCCTGGTCGACTACAACCGCGCCGGCATCCCCCTGATCGAGATCGTCACCAAGCCGATCCGCGGCGCGGGGGAGAAGGCACCGGAGATCGCCAAGGCGTACGTCGCGCAGCTGCGCGAGCTGATCGTCGCCCTCGGCGTCTCCGACGCGCGGATGGACCAGGGCTCGATCCGCGCCGACGTGAACCTCTCGCTGGCGCCGAAGGGCACCGGCGAGCTGGGCACCCGCACGGAGACCAAGAACGTCAACTCGCTGCGCTCGGTGGAGCGGGCGGTCCGCTACGAGATGCAGCGCCACGGCGCGATCCTCTCCGGCGGCAGCCCGATCCTCCAGGAGACCCGCCACTGGCACGAGGACACCGGCATCACCACCAGCGGCCGGGAGAAGTCCGACGCTGAGGACTACCGGTACTTCCCCGAGCCCGACCTCGTCCCGGTGGCGCCCTCGCGCCAGTGGGTCGACGAGCTGCGCGGGACGCTGCCGGAGAACCCGACCGTGAAGCGGGCCCGGCTGCAGGAGGCCTGGGGCTTCTCGGACCTGGAGATGCGCGACACGGTGGGCGCCGGCGCGCTCGGCCTGGTCGAGGAGACGATCGCCGCCGGCGCCAGCCCGCAGGCGGCCCGCAAGTGGTGGCTCTCCGAGCTCGCCCGTCGCGCGAACGAGGCCGGCACCGAGCTCGCCGGCCTCGGCGTCTCGCCGGTCGACGTCGCCCGTGTCCAGGCGCTCGTGGACTCCGGCGCGATCAACGACAAGCTGGCGCGCCAGGTCTTCGACGGCGTGCTCGCCGGCGAGGGCACCCCGGACGAGGTCGTCGAGGGTCGTGGGCTCGCGATCGTCTCCGACGAGGGCGCGCTCTCCGCGGCCGTCGACAACGCCATCGCGGCCAACCCCGACGTCGCCGACAAGATCCGCGACGGCAAGGTCGCCGCGGCCGGTGCGCTCATCGGTGCGGTGATGAAGGAGATGCGCGGCCAGGCCGACGCCGGCCGCGTGCGCGAGCTGATCCTCGAAAAGCTCGGCTGA
- a CDS encoding phospholipase D-like domain-containing protein, which translates to MSVVRRTLGLLVLSTVLALVLTLAGSVPLGAGPATAAPAAPSARSVASVGPAALVAAPPAARKGPRKAWRPRAGATFNNPLGGRRERRRIVRQVIKAIDHTPRGGQIRVASWNVRNAGITRALASAHRRGATVRMIMSRGNLGTSEDPNPGVRSLVHELSTNGNDARRPARRSHVKTCVSSCRGTSGISHSKFFLFSRTGRARWVVMNGSFNATDLASSNQWNEIYTVRGKPGMYDAFRGTFAQMWRDKPVRKAFTRAKVGPVTAFFYPYAGPRARRLDPALSELKAVRCRGARNTASGRTKVRIAMTSWFGERGTRLAWRVRRMQNHGCDVKIVYAVMGNEVLRILRREGRRPVRMRQIVQDFDGDGVYDRYLHMKVLTIRGRYRGDRSAWITVNGSANWSPAVLNSDEAVLRIKRPSVLRDYDRWITKLYRHPPETGQLAPLLGRRLGVLDPYAEIEVD; encoded by the coding sequence GTGTCCGTCGTCCGCCGCACCCTGGGCCTGCTCGTCCTGAGCACGGTCCTCGCCCTCGTCCTCACCCTCGCCGGGTCCGTGCCGCTCGGCGCCGGCCCGGCCACCGCGGCGCCCGCCGCTCCGTCGGCCCGGTCCGTCGCGTCCGTCGGGCCCGCAGCCCTCGTGGCGGCGCCGCCGGCCGCACGCAAGGGGCCGAGGAAGGCGTGGCGCCCCCGCGCCGGCGCGACGTTCAACAACCCGCTCGGCGGGCGGCGCGAGCGGCGCCGGATCGTGCGCCAGGTGATCAAGGCGATCGACCACACCCCCCGCGGCGGCCAGATCCGCGTCGCGAGCTGGAACGTCCGCAACGCCGGCATCACCCGCGCGCTCGCCTCGGCGCACCGCCGGGGCGCGACCGTCCGGATGATCATGTCGCGCGGCAACCTGGGGACCAGCGAGGACCCGAACCCGGGCGTGCGCAGCCTGGTCCACGAGCTCTCCACCAACGGCAACGACGCCCGGCGACCGGCCCGCCGCAGCCACGTGAAGACCTGCGTGAGCTCCTGCCGCGGCACCAGCGGCATCTCGCACTCGAAGTTCTTCCTCTTCAGCCGCACCGGTCGCGCCCGCTGGGTGGTCATGAACGGCTCCTTCAACGCCACCGACCTCGCCTCCAGCAACCAGTGGAACGAGATCTACACCGTGCGCGGCAAGCCGGGGATGTACGACGCGTTCCGCGGCACGTTCGCCCAGATGTGGCGCGACAAGCCGGTGCGCAAGGCCTTCACCCGCGCCAAGGTCGGCCCGGTCACCGCGTTCTTCTACCCCTACGCCGGGCCCCGGGCGCGCCGGCTCGACCCGGCCCTCAGCGAGCTGAAGGCCGTGCGCTGCCGCGGTGCGCGCAACACCGCCAGCGGCCGCACCAAGGTCCGGATCGCGATGACCAGCTGGTTCGGCGAGCGCGGCACCCGCCTGGCGTGGCGGGTGCGCCGGATGCAGAACCACGGCTGCGACGTGAAGATCGTCTACGCCGTCATGGGCAACGAGGTGCTGCGCATCCTGCGCCGCGAGGGCCGACGGCCGGTGCGGATGCGCCAGATCGTCCAAGACTTCGACGGGGACGGGGTCTACGACCGCTACCTGCACATGAAGGTGCTCACCATCCGCGGGCGCTACCGCGGGGACCGCTCGGCCTGGATCACCGTCAACGGCTCGGCCAACTGGTCGCCGGCGGTGCTCAACAGCGACGAGGCGGTGCTGCGGATCAAGCGCCCCTCGGTCCTGCGCGACTACGACCGGTGGATCACCAAGCTCTACCGGCACCCGCCCGAGACCGGTCAGCTCGCGCCGCTGCTCGGCCGCCGGCTCGGCGTGCTGGACCCGTACGCCGAGATCGAGGTCGACTGA